One segment of Cutaneotrichosporon cavernicola HIS019 DNA, chromosome: 4 DNA contains the following:
- a CDS encoding uncharacterized protein (Component of the SRB8-11 complex. The SRB8-11 complex is a regulatory module of the Mediator complex which is itself involved in regulation of basal and activated RNA polymerase II- dependent transcription. The SRB8-11 complex may be involved in the transcriptional repression of a subset of genes regulated by Mediator. It may inhibit the association of the Mediator complex with RNA polymerase II to form the holoenzyme complex), with protein MATDILAGQPLRPTTPVPGLWLLDAPDTLYVRVYTAPPLVQVEPPPESATPASDEAPPDPKPEAPSLSPAHLAIPAIAHSPAKSPTLSLPNIKSPTALRSPVAALKSQPTTPAPTDAKLSPVRTTAIPPPPPPSPSRTLKRLRNDALERAWLAINASDTDVTAAALKRPCAVVKPGDERRELWVFSPDDAPIPGLEELGLTEVDVPDPIRIADTVTCPEHGHSLSCLAPDGEDRCFPTFTPPETWPLLECAVGEKVAWKLGARLSLLPSDATLADPPFVVSLHPAAGKLILTAQLRPLPRCAPQLQNGTDPGVDPLVLRPLALPALLVAPITPTPAQDVRLSAAFDLALGPGWKNGRSEARVAAQAAHGSAADWSVYWVPLERGEEDLARTLPHALASKWRGSNGVLTVWPTHMARPLARSIPSLSAKLVPSDAVLGSATDLMGSATEVFNFLGSYTAPAEDEEEDVEPEDVELAEVDGDVTMDDAGRESDVDDLFSAHTSPAPTASRAVSRAPTVGTDAGDLFTTSAFGTPRLNALDVNMGMDEDLFGEDADDDAATVVPDMEAADQATVAEPMMLPPPVPTTTQQSSKMGSPRDVTEDDFNFFDSPTAETSPAKIFHAPHPPLDDHTGKELAVLATPAVISLSIPLPEVTPASLTPVAEEEPEPETVTHEALPEPEVILAEVIEELVVKPAPSTTEEETQKRRYVDIVPDAFASVQLGIRKRPKFAYGLPSPAATVSSLRLSCVERLRESVSGKDKEEPLAYSTAWDIESDGSDSECESAVTTGAPPTPSSTASYDDRTPTNELVAIPTLSDDEVEYDGTVCVGGEWTSLQFDINAAATLARTWATGWVDIKPDADFPTPKSPPPHSSEPQQPTLNIEVLANALVRNSFFRSMFETAEATAREVWRPPSMIVRGGVPISDVAAGLADGDKYSLEQPSVNTGYGSSILRIGVAALRYWRELGLMPSGGPKDLAAFVICAPGAYNVRRAQDFLTDMGEVFEANRLGTLVAGTHELATEGVAAVPSVEVSSTASRLRGTSLGGKPTVVFVLTSATTLSHATLAPLLAPKAQTNWVYPLPLSALHPSNLATVAFQVYDLVPRQVDRVTMFGKPLDMPKVWMPYHAFTLAGEATPKPELSMAWPQRNYDVLNRWRFVHAAYAWVPEWETVVVAVADRNGDALDVQALKMDSCVARDRVARVWEVVRSFASEAATEWRASVTRHGLMFADELDAWKELYASHCDAMSLLMCEPSGEGPNRTRTPVANIPPSMLADPNASIVDETLAGSAAGFTHRLCVTLPAGRTGETRIIFPPTSFVLGISGPAATGAATATYHVLQHRNPPGRSEKSDELLGPEFYRLACLGRRRYTLGYLPLPLDAVGVVAAALGRVERPEDKEEQMNEDD; from the exons ATGGCCACCGATATCTTAGCTGGCCAGCCTCTACGTCCAACCACCCCAGTCCCGGGACTGTGGCTCCTCGACGCACCAGATACCCTCTATGTACGCGTGTAcactgcgccgcctctcgTCCAGGTCGAACCTCCACCTGAATCGGCCACGCCTGCTTCTGATGAGGCCCCACCCGATCCCAAGCCCGAGGCGCCCAGCCTCTCACCGGCACACCTCGCGATCCCAGCCATCGCCCACTCGCCGGCCAAGTCGCCGACCCTCTCCCTGCCCAACATCAAGAGCCCAACAGCCCTACGCTCTCCAGTGGCCGCTCTCAAGAGTCAGCCCACAACTCCAGCGCCcaccgacgccaagctctcACCCGTCCGCACAACTGCCAtcccgcccccgccccctccATCGCCGTCCCGTACCTTGAAGCGGCTGCGcaacgacgcgctcgagcgtgCGTGGCTCGCCATCAACGCGTCAGATACCGACGTGACTGCAGCGGCATTGAAACGCCCCTGCGCCGTCGTAAAGCCCGGGGACGAGAGGCGCGAACTTTGGGTCTTCTCGCCAGATGACGCGCCTATCCCTGGTCTCGAAGAGCTGGGTCTCACTG AGGTCGATGTACCAGATCCAATACGGATAGCGGACACCGTGACGTGCCCGGAACACGGGCACTCGCTCTCCTGCCTCGCGCcagacggcgaggacagGTGTTTCCCTACGTTCACGCCGCCGGAAACGTGGCCGCTTCTCGAGTGCGCGGTCGGCGAGAAAGTGGCGTGGAAgcttggcgcgcgcctGTCCCTCCTCCCGTCGGACGCGACGCTCGCCGATCCGCCGTTCGTTGTGTCACTACACCCTGCGGCGGGCAAGCTAATCCTCACTGCTCAGCTGCGCCCATTACCTCGTTGCGCCCCACAGCTGCAAAACGGCACCGACCCAGGCGTGGACCCGCTTGTACTCCGCCCACTTGCTctccccgccctcctcgttgcTCCCATTACACCAACCCCGGCGCAGGATGTGCGGTTATCCGCGGCGTTCGACCTAGCTCTTGGGCCTGGATGGAAGAACGGGCGTTccgaggcgcgcgtcgcggcgcaggcggcgcacggctcggcggccgacTGGAGCGTCTACTGGGTCCCATTGGAAcggggggaggaggatctCGCGCGCACTCTCCCACACGCGCTCGCCTCCAAGTGGCGAGGATCGAACGGCGTGCTCACAGTCTGGCCAACACATATGGCAAGACCCCTTGCTCGCAGCattccctccctctccgccAAGCTCGTACCGTCAGACGCAGTGCTCGGCTCTGCGACTGATCTGATGGGCTCGGCGACCGAGGTGTTCAACTTCCTTGGGAGCTATACCGCTCCTgcagaggatgaggaggaggacgttgagCCGGAGGACGTTGAGCTGGCCGAGGTAGACGGCGATGTGACAATGGACGACGCTGGCAGGGAGTCGGACGTTGACGATTTGTTCTCCGCGCACACGTCGCCTGCTCCTACGGCGAGCCGGGCAGTGAGCCGCGCGCCAACGGTCGGCACGGACGCAGGGGACCTGTTCACCACTTCGGCGTTTGGGACGCCGCGTCTCAATGCACTCGACGTCAACATGGGTATGGACGAGGACTTGtttggcgaggacgcggacgacgacgcggctACTGTCGTGCCCGACATGGAGGCGGCGGACCAGGCGACAGTAGCTGAGCCCATGATGCTCCCACCCCCAGTGCCTACCACTACCCAACAGTCCAGCAAAATGGGGTCACCGCGCGATGTCACAGAAGACGACTTCAACTTCTTCGACTCGCCGACTGCCGAGACAAGCCCCGCCAAGATATTCCACGCTCCGCATCCGCCGCTGGACGACCACACTGGCAAGGAGCTGGCTGTGCTCGCAACCCCGGCGGTCATCTCCCTTTCTATTCCCCTGCCTGAGGTCACACCAGCGAGCCTTACCcctgtcgccgaggaggagcctGAGCCCGAGACCGTAACGCACGAAGCCTTGCCAGAACCTGAAgtcatcctcgccgaggtgatcgaggaactcgtcgtcaaacCTGCACCCTCTACgacagaggaggagacgcaGAAGCGCCGTTATGTCGACATCGTCCCAGACGCTTTTGCGTCTGTGCAGTTGGGCATAAGGAAACGACCAAAATTCGCATACGGCTTACCCTCGCCTGCAGCGACAGTTTCCTCCTTGAGACTGAGCTGCGTCGAGAGGCTACGGGAAAGCGTGTCCGGTAAGGACAAGGAAGAACCGCTTGCCTACTCCACGGCGTGGGACATTGAGAGCGACGGCAGTGACTCGGAGTGCGAGTCGGCAGTCACCACCGGCGCCCCACCTACACCTTCCAGTACGGCATCGTACGATGACCGGACGCCCACAAACGAGCTCGTGGCTATCCCGACACtgtccgacgacgaggtcgaaTACGACGGTACCGTATGTgttggcggcgagtggACGTCGTTGCAGTTCGACatcaacgccgccgcgacgctgGCACGCACTTGGGCGACGGGGTGGGTCGACATCAAACCTGACGCCGACTTTCCTACCCCGaagtcgccgccgccgcactcCAGCGAGCCACAGCAACCAACACTCAACATCGAGgtgctcgccaacgcgcTCGTGCGCAACTCGTTCTTCCGTTCCATGTTCGAGACGGCTGAAGCCACTGCACGCGAGGTGTGGCGCCCACCATCTATGATAGTGCGCGGCGGTGTGCCAATCAGCGACGTTGCTGCGGGGCTGGCGGACGGCGACAAGTATTCGCTCGAGCAGCCTTCTGTCAACACCGGCTATGGAAGTAGCATCTTGCgcatcggcgtcgccgcgtTGCGGTACTGGCGTGAACTGGGACTCATGCCGTCGGGCGGGCCGAAGGACCTCGCTGCGTTCGTGATCTGCGCGCCTGGTGCATACAACGTCAGGCGTGCCCAGGACTTCCTCACAGACATGGGCGAGGTTTTTGAAGCGAACCGCCTCGGCACCCTCGTGGCTGGCACGCACGAACTTGCAACTGAGGGTGTGGCTGCGGTACCCTCTGTTGAGGTATCGTCCACGGCGAGCCGCCTGCGTGGCACGTCGCTGGGGGGGAAGCCGACGGTAGTGTTTGTGCTTACGTCCGCGACGACGCTTTCGCACGCCACGCTCGCACCGCTCCTAGCACCTAAGGCCCAGACGAACTGGGTGTACCCGCTCCCACTGTCAGCTTTGCACCCTTCCAACTTGGCCACAGTGGCGTTCCAGGTTTACGACCTGGTGCCGCGCCAGGTTGACCGCGTGACAATGTTCGGCAAGCCCCTTGACATGCCCAAGGTCTGGATGCCTTACCATGCTTTCACGCTCGCGGGTGAGGCGACGCCCAAACCCGAGCTGAGCATGGCCTGGCCGCAGCGCAACTACGACGTGCTGAACCGCTGGCGCTTTGTGCACGCGGCTTACGCGTGGGTGCCGGAATGGGAGACGGTGGTTGTGGCGGTGGCAGACAGGAACGGGGATGCACTCGATGTCCAGGCGCTCAAGATGGACAGCTGCGTGGCGCGGGACAGAGTCGCGCGTGTGTGGGAGGTCGTGCGGAGCTTTGCCTCCGAGGCCGCGACTGAGTGGCGGGCGAGCGTAACCCGGCACGGACTGATGTTCGCCGACGAACTTGATG cgtGGAAGGAGTTGTACGCGTCCCACTGTGACGCGATGAGCCTGCTCATGTGCGAGCCGTCAGGCGAGGGCCCGAACCGGACACGCACGCCCGTGGCCAACATTCCGCCGAGCATGTTGGCCGACCCGAACGCATCCATTGTGGACGAAACGCTGGCAGGCTCCGCGGCGGGCTTTACGCACCGCCTCTGTGTAACCCTCCCGGCCGGCCGCACTGGCGAGACACGCATCATCTTCCCACCGACGTCGTTTGTGCTCGGCATATCGGGCCCGGCCGCAACTGGCGCTGCAACGGCGACATACCATGTGCTGCAACATCGTAACCCGCCTGGCCGTTCTGAGAAATCCGACGAGCTTCTTGGGCCAGAGTTCTATCGCCTCGCATGtctggggaggaggcggtaTACCCTCGGTTACCTTCCGCTGCCGCTGGACGCTGTGGGCGTCGTCGCAGCGGCTCTTGGGAGGGTAGAGAGACCGGAGGATAAGGAGGAGCAGATGAATGAAGACGACTAG
- a CDS encoding uncharacterized protein (DUF4187) — protein sequence MSDSEDDFMSDKYLVETSVESTYSSRRRRAAASGAAKAKANETLPLREREAAARREGLNRSLFEGEKKGGQAKAMDLMQKMGWSVGEGLGRRRSASPERAPSHPTGNVDREREGGRAGIGAGRGIGASAVGATTASAGIGAPSLVEPIRISMWAGRRGLAARSPSPPPPPKRGEMSDARARLLDEEGGKYRGRWGAEAGARDAERKEEKARELLIEMDGAKSIKFHPLHASRDPEALPKPLLRLLYPETSVSPGSSPAPAPSTAPTARAESAAQSARAGIRNNVNKAEALRDQMRRDMLTELGEGSEDSIRFGVPIHRDEVKAEAAADAVEEAAVDWESMVRGTRRVLAMSADEHLAYLVSQLRNEHMFCFWCGSKYSSFAEMDGPGGCPGEEEDDH from the exons ATGTCCGACTCCGAAGACGACTTCATGTCCGACAAGTATCTAGTCGAGACGTCGGTGGAGAGCACGTACTCTtctcgccggcgccgcgccgcggcaTCAGGCGCTGCGAAGGCGAAAGCGAACGAaaccctccccctccgAGAACGTGAAGCCGCCGCACGCAGGGAAGGTCTAAACCGATCACTCTTCGAGggggagaagaagggcggcCAAGCAAAGGCCATGGACCTGATGCAGAAGATGGGGTGGAGCGTAGGCGAGGGACTGGgtcggaggaggagtgcTTCTCCTGAGCGGGCCCCATCCCATCCTACTGGGAACGTTGATCGGGAACGCGAGGGTGGGCGGGCAGGAATCGGGGCGGGCAGAGGTATTGGGGCATCCGCGGTTGGCGCAACGACTGCGAGCGCGGGTATCGGCGCACCCAGCCTCGTAGAACCAATCCGTATCTCAATGTGGGCCGGTCGCCGTGGTCTCGCTGCCcgctctccatcccctccccctcctccaaaGCGCGGAGAGATGAGCGATGCCCGcgctcgcctcctcgacgaagAGGGGGGAAAGTATCGCGGTCGATGGGGGGCTGAGGCTggggcgcgcgacgccgagcgtAAAGAGGAGAAAGCAAGGGAGTTGTTGATTGAGATGGACGGCGCGAAGAGTATCAAG ttCCATCCCCTCCATGCGAGTCGCGATCCAGAAGCGCTGCCGAAACCGCTTCTGAGGTTGCTGTATCCCGAGACGTCGGTGTCACCCGGTTCTAGTCCGGCCCCGGCCCCATCAACTGCTCCAaccgcccgcgccgagtCTGCCGCGCAGTCAGCCCGCGCCGGCATCAGGAACAACGTcaacaaggccgaggcgctgcgcgaTCAGATGCGCCGTGACATGctcaccgagctcggcgagggctCTGAAGATTCCATCCGCTTCGGCGTGCCGATCCACCgtgacgaggtcaaggcaGAAGCTGCGGCCGACGCGGTAGAAGAAGCCGCCGTCGACTGGGAGAGCATGGTCCGCGGCACCCGGCGCGTGCTCGCCATGTCTGCCGACGAGCACCTAGCGTACCTCGTCAGCCAGCTGCGCAACGAGCACATGTTCTGTTTCTGGTGTGGGAGCAAGTATTCAAGCTTTGCCGAGATGGATGGGCCTGGAGGATGTcccggcgaggaggaggatgaccACTAG
- a CDS encoding uncharacterized protein (Dynactin subunit p22) — protein sequence MPLEMRLRALEARVLGVPASMLRGVEREEGDTLSRRVGAAERAVEEAVGQAPQLRVLYERYDTYAPLLRGALEEGEENPPDVLTPQAKAAMVLEAREDLVDAERGLREIALLESRGVAGAGSLEDVVALAPALNTGYSDLASRKRTLAETRADVASLVERYTDFTTTVSDLFVTLHDQISALEAAVARAERRRANEKARIF from the exons ATGCCTCTCGAAATGCGCCTCCGTGcactcgaggcgcgcgtaCTAGGCGTCCCGGCGTCCATGCTCCGCGGtgtggagagggaggagggagatACACTCTCGCGAAGGGTTGgggcggcggagagggcggtcgaggaggctgtgGGGCAGGCGCCTCAGTTGAGAGTGCTCTATGAGCGGT ACGATACATACGCGCCGCTCCTCCGTGGagccctcgaggagggagaggagaacCCGCCCGACGTGCTCACTCCCCAGGCTAAGGCCGCTATGGttctcgaggcgcgcgaggacctTGTCGATGCCGAGCGGGGTCTGCGCGAGATTGCGTTGCTCGAGTCGCGTGGAGTCGCCGGCGCGGGAAGTCTTGAGG acgTCGTCGCACTCGCGCCCGCCCTCAACACGGGCTACTCGGACCTCGCGTCGCGCAAACGCACACTGGCTGAgacgcgcgccgacgtcgcctcCCTCGTTGAGCGGTATACCGACTTT acgACGACCGTCTCCGACCTTTTCGTGACGCTACACGACCAGATCTCTGCTCTCGAGGCGGCAGTggcccgcgccgagcgtcgtcgcgccaACGAGAAGGCCCGCATCTTCTAG
- a CDS encoding uncharacterized protein (Ran-interacting Mog1 protein) produces the protein MPASLPRPLFGGAISLPVPVSYIDASDLRQIPSNQEVFLSPTDDMSVIVEVLGLVEDGAAKNDLWEAAKFHFASLAHDNAALASHINTPEESIPAPSPTQVSPAELANLPTPKPVLLAGTQTIHKFSHDPRGGPRPGHEADTPDDVFIALALWRINIQVGGKSKRADVVLSLNVPASVGKAERDAAEGWFKAAAGELKIVDWGLFADEP, from the exons ATGCCCGCATCACTCCCTCGTCCACTCTTCGGAGGCGCCATTAGCCTTCCCGTCCCCGTCAGCTACATTGATGCGAG cgacCTGCGCCAGATCCCGAGCAACCAGGAGGTGTTCCTCTCGCCCACAGACGACATGAGCGTCATCGTCGAAgttcttggcctcgtcgaggacggcgcaGCCAAGAATGACCTGTGGGAGGCGGCAAA GTTCCACTTCGCCTCACTAGCGCACGACAATGCCGCCCTCGCGTCGCACATCAACACACCGGAGGAGAGCATCCCTGCGCCTTCTCCCACCCAAGTGTCCCCTGCCGAGCTGGCAAACCTGCCCACGCCGAAACCTGTCCTGCTTGCCGGCACGCAGACGATCCACAAGTTCTCGCATGACCCGCGCGGCGGTCCACGGCCTGGACACGAAGCTGACACGCCCGACGACGTGTtcatcgcgctcgcgctgtGGCGTATCAACATCCAAGTTGGGGGGAAGAGCAAGCGCGctgacgtcgtcctctcGCTCAATGTGCCTGCGTCTGTCGGGAAggcggagcgcgacgccgccgagggcTGGTTCAAGGCCGCTGCGGGGGAGCTCAAGATTGTCGATTGGGGCCTGTTTGCTGATGAGCCCTAG
- the rps23 gene encoding uncharacterized protein (Belongs to the universal ribosomal protein uS12 family) encodes MGSNKPRGLQAARKLRTTRRENRWADNDYNKRALGKFYKTSPTGGSSHAKGIVLEKVGVEAKQPNSAIRKCVRVQLIKNGKKVTAFVPNDGCLNFTDENDEVLISGFGRRGKAKGDIPGVRFKVVKVSGVGLLALWKEKKEKPRS; translated from the exons ATGGGTT CGAACAAGCCGCGTGGACTTCAGGCCGCCCGTAAGCTCCGCACTACGCGTCGCGAGAACCGCTGGGCGGACAACGACTACAACAagcgcgccctcggcaaGTTCTACAAGACCTCGCCCACCGGTGGCTCGTCGCACGCCAAGGgcatcgtcctcgagaag gtcGGTGTTGAGGCCAAGCAGCCCAACTCTGCCATTCGCAAGTGTGTGCGTGtccagctcatcaagaACGGCAAGAAGGTGACTGCCTTCGTCCCCAACGACGGCTGCCTCAACTTCACCGACGAGAACGACGAGGTTCTCATCTCGGGCTTCGGTCGCCGCGGAAAGGCCAAGGGTGACATTCCCGGTGTCCGCTTCAAGGTCGTCAAGGTCTCGGGTGTCGGTCTTCTTGCTCTTtggaaggagaagaa GGAGAAGCCCCGCTCGTAA
- a CDS encoding uncharacterized protein (Gamma-glutamyltranspeptidase), whose translation MTIDTDKLHTHNMGFMPFPSRRSTVFSAKGMIATSQPLAAQAGLEILNQGGNAADAAVATAAAMNVCEPTATGIGGDAFCLYYDAATKKVHAVNGSGRAPAALTLQYLRERGIGEKIPLTDINSVTCPGTAAAWCTTLDKFGTKDLKEVLAPAIRMAKEGVPVHELNAEAWKIQEDHVKGASENWREMMMPDGNAPLPGQIMTHPELAATFESLATHGHDGFYKGRIARAIVDLVASKGGLLTLDDLSATTADVVEPIKYDFLSSDTDPGISLWECPPNGQGLTALVALGIVEAVKDVHGVDVLELELNGVQYLHVLIEALRLAFADTQYYVTDPEFEHVPVAQLLSKPYLRARAELINLSKATPVEHGNPTSSSDTIYLTTSDIHGNACSFIQSNYAGFGTGAIPKGCGFTLQNRGSNFTLREGHPNNIEGGKRPYHTIIPAMLTRGGELVAAYGVMGGFMQPQGHLQVLLNVLRGLSPQHSLDAPRFCISAGLPDPTKKEKEGSAGRVDSEIWFEEGIDADVVQALRDMGHQCEVARGFARKIAGRGQMVAAIRDPSGRNVWAGGSDMRGDGCAVGQI comes from the exons ATGACCATCGACACAGACAAACTCCACACTCACAATATGGGCTTCATGCCCTTCCCCTCTCGCCGTTCCACGGTATTCAGCGCCAAGGGAATGATAGCCACCTCGCAACCACTTGCCGCGCAGGCTGGCCTCGAAATCCTCAATCAAGGCGgcaacgccgccgacgcagCAGTCGCCACAGCAGCGGCGATGAACGTGTGCGAGCCGACAGCCACTGGAATCGGGGGAGACGCCTTCTGTCTCTATTACGACGCCGCGACCAAGAAGGTCCACGCGGTGAATGGGAGTGggcgcgcgcccgccgctCTTACGCTGCAGTACctgagagagagagggatAGGGGAAAAGATCCCCCTCACAGATATCAACAGCGTCACTTGTCCCGGAACGGCCGCGGCTTGGTGTACGACGCTCGACAAGTTTGGGACTAAAGACTTGAAGGAAGTGTTGGCGCCGGCCATACGGATGGCGAAAGAGGGCGTGCCAGTGCACGAGCTTAATGCTGAGGCTTGGAAGATCCAGGAGGACCATGTCAAGGGGGCGAGTGAGAACTGGCGCGA AATGATGATGCCAGACGGAAACGCGCCGCTCCCAGGCCAAATCATGACGCACCCCGAGCTCGCAGCGACATTCGAATCACTCGCAACCCATGGTCATGACGGCTTCTACAAGGGTCGCATTGCGCGCGCCATCGTCGACCTAGTCGCCTCAAAAGGCGGCCTGCTGACGCTGGACGACCTCTCAGCCACGACAGCGGACGTAGTCGAGCCGATCAAGTATGATTTCCTCTCCTCGGACACAGACCCGGGAATCAGTCTGTGGGAGTGTCCGCCGAACGGGCAGGGTCTTACGGCGCTGGTCGCGCTGGGGATCGTAGAAGCGGTCAAGGACGTACATGGCGTCGATGTACTTGAACTGGAACTCAACGGCGTCCAGTATTTACACGTCCTGATCGAGGCGCTGAGGCTCGCTTTTGCCGATA cgcaATACTACGTGACGGATCCCGAGTTCGAACACGTTCCCGTCGCCCAACTCCTCTCTAAACCGTACCTCCGAGCCCGCGCTGAGCTCATCAACCTATCCAAAGCGACCCCTGTGGAACACGGTAACCCCACCTCTTCAAGCGACACGATCTACTTAACCACCTCGGATATCCACGGCAACGCCTGTTCCTTCATCCAGAGCAACTATGCTGGCTTTGGGACGGGCGCCATTCCAAAGGGATGTGGGTTCACCCTCCAAAATCGGGGATCGAACTTTACCCTTCGTGAGGGGCATCCCAATAATatcgagggcggcaagagGCCATACCATACTATCATACCCGCCATGCTCACCCGAGGTGGGGAGTTGGTCGCGGCATATGGTGTCATGGGCGGGTTCATGCAGCCACAGGGACACCTCCAGGTCCTGCTTAATGTGCTGAGGGGCCTTAGTCCACAGCATAGTCTCGATGCGCCGCGGTTCTGTATTTCGGCGGGATTGCCGGATCCAaccaagaaggagaaggaggggagTGCGGGGCGGGTGGATTCCGAGATTTGGTTCGAGGAGGGGATTGACGCCGATGTCGTTCAGGCCCTCCGAG ACATGGGCCACCAGTGCGAAGTTGCACGCGGATTCGCTCGCAAGATTGCCGGGCGCGGACAGATGGTCGCCGCCATACGTGACCCGAGTGGCCGTAACGTCTGGGCGGGCGGGAGCGACATGCGCGGTGACGGGTGTGCTGTGGGCCAGATCTAG